GACCGCACGAACGCTCCGCCCGCTACGAGGCGGACTTCGGCGTCACTACCTACGATGCCTCGGTGCTATCCTCGGATCTTCCGCTCGCGACCTACTTCGAAGCCCTCGCCGCAACTCCCGGCATCCCCGGAAAGAAAGCCGCGAATTTCCTGCTGAATACCCTGCTCGGAACGCTCAACGATCGCTCCATCGCCATCGCCGACTCACCAGTGGGAGCCGGGAAAATCGGTGGCCTGCTAATGCTCGTCGAAGATGGCACCCTGGCCCTCAGCCAAGCGAAGGAAGTGCTCGCCGTGATGCTTGACGCCCCGGACCGCGATCCCGCGGCCGTGGCGAAGGAACTCGGCTTCGAACCGACCGACGCCGGCGAACTCGATGCGCTCTGCGATCAAGTCATCGCTGCGAACCCGGACAAGGTCGCCGAGATCAAAGGCGGCAATGAGAAGCTTCTCAACTGGCTCACCGGCCAGGTGATGAAGGCCTCCCCGAGCAAGCCGAACCCGAAGCAGGTCACAGATCTGCTGAAATCGAAACTCTAAGTTTCCATGGCCTCCAGCGATACGAAGTTCCGGATCCCCGCTTCAGAGATCAAGGAGCTGATCCCGCCGATGGGAGCATGCTTGGCGACGGACCGGATCACGGTCGATGGAATGAAGGTCGGCTACATGTATCGCGAGGAGCCGGACAATGAAGCCGACTCCGGCTGGCGCTTCCTTTCCGGAGACGAGACGCAGGAGTATGCCGACATGCCGTCGAACTGGGCGGCCTATGAGGTGAACACGATCTGCAACTACGACCCGGCGATCATCCCCCATCTGAATCGCGAGGCGGGAACGGCATTCGGTCGGATTGAGGGCACGGATCTGTTCGAAGAAGAGGAGCCCTAGAACGGGTGCGCATAGGCTTCCAAGGCCTAACTTTCATGCCGGATCTTCAATATTGATGCCTATGCTTCACCACGGCGATTGCCTCGAGATCCTGCCCACCTTGCCGGATAGCTCGGTGGATCTCGTTGTCACCTCGCCACCCTACAATCTAGGCATCAACTATCGCTCCTTCGACGATACCGCGGGACGTTCCGAATTCCTCGACTGGTGTCGTGCCTGGGCCACGGAGCTGAAGCGCGTGCTCTCCGATGACGGCTCATTCTTCCTCAACGTCGGAGCATCCCCTGCAAACCCTCTGCTCCCCCATCAGATCGTGCTCGCCTTCACCGAAGGTCCGGAGGCGCTCTTCGTCCTTCAGAATACCTTCCACTGGATCAAATCGATCACCGTCGAGACCCGCAGTAGCGAGCAGATCAGCGTGGGTCACTTCAAGCCGATCAACTCGAAGCGCTTCGTCAACGATTGCCACGAGTATGTCTTCCACCTGACCAAGCGCGGCGAGGTTGAAGTCGACCGCCGCGGCGCGGGTGTGCCCTATCAGGACAAGTCCAACATCGCCCGCTGGGGACATACCGGAGGCGTCGATCGCAGGTGCCGCGGGAACACTTGGTTCATCCCCTACGACACGATTAACTCCCGCGACAAGGAGCGACCCCATCCCGCCAGCTTCCCGATCGCACTGGTGGAACAGTGCATCCTCCTGCATGGCAAAGGAAGCGCCACCCGCCTGCTGGACCCCTTCCTCGGCATCGGCA
This portion of the Luteolibacter luteus genome encodes:
- a CDS encoding DUF2185 domain-containing protein, with product MASSDTKFRIPASEIKELIPPMGACLATDRITVDGMKVGYMYREEPDNEADSGWRFLSGDETQEYADMPSNWAAYEVNTICNYDPAIIPHLNREAGTAFGRIEGTDLFEEEEP
- a CDS encoding DNA-methyltransferase, which encodes MPMLHHGDCLEILPTLPDSSVDLVVTSPPYNLGINYRSFDDTAGRSEFLDWCRAWATELKRVLSDDGSFFLNVGASPANPLLPHQIVLAFTEGPEALFVLQNTFHWIKSITVETRSSEQISVGHFKPINSKRFVNDCHEYVFHLTKRGEVEVDRRGAGVPYQDKSNIARWGHTGGVDRRCRGNTWFIPYDTINSRDKERPHPASFPIALVEQCILLHGKGSATRLLDPFLGIGSSAVAAKRQGLAEFTGIELDDYYLSIARQRLEEVDLSETGPGK